DNA from Grus americana isolate bGruAme1 chromosome 6, bGruAme1.mat, whole genome shotgun sequence:
CGCCCACGCTGCCTCCCATCTATGGTACATACAAAGagcagataaataaataaagacgCGTGATGCTGCAGGGGGGATGTGGGTCAcagctccccccccagccccctcatCTCCACTAACATGGAGCCAGGGGAGGCTGAGGCTCTAGCCAGGATCTGGAGGAGGACCATGGCTGCAGCTCTGATGGGGCTCCCCCAGGTCCTGGGAGCAGGTGAGCAGCAGAGTTACCCTGagggtttggggtgctgggatggCCAGGGAGGTCAGGCCAGGCAGGGTCTGGACCGTGGggagttttttggtttggggtagGAAAGGCATGGCTTTGGGCTGAGCCAGCTCAGGGCAGGATGCTGGGAAGGCAAGGGAGGGAGCACTTTCTCCCCagcctctttccttcctccctgctccggcggctggggctgcagccccagctctccccacccCTGCTCCCACCAGTGCATGCCCATGCCTGGCTGGCACTtgcaccctcccacccccctgcctccccaccccctctcgCCAGCCAGAGCCCCCCTGTGCTGTCACAATGTCCCCGTAGGCATGCCTGGCTTTGGGCAGAGCTCAGGGTCCCACTCCTCAGCCTCTCGCTCCAGCAGCACCCGTGCCACCAAGTCACAGGTCTCGTGCCAGAGCCATGCCAGCCCTtccagcctgcctgcacccaggcACCCCAGGCATACAGAGGCTGGTTTTGGGTGTCCCCCTGCACCTGCAGTCAGGGCTAAGGGCAAGGCACTGTCCCAGTACCCAGGTcaccctcctcccagctgccatGTCCCAGGGGTGGGAATGGCATTGCCCTCTCTCCCACCCGGGCTGCCCAGCAAAGGGCCCTGGGGCCCCTCTCTCAGAGCCTCCCTGCTGGGGGCAGCCAGTCTGGGAGCCCCCCTCTGtgggcagcctgcagccaggggctctctcctctccccactcccCCTCGTCTATCAGACCTCCGTCGTTAGCTAattctgcacacacacacgcacatcacacacacacacaaatagcAGCATGTGGATCCAGCTGGGGGCACCCCCATGTCTGGGGGGAACCCTTTGTGCCTCCCCACTGCCCCTCAGGAAcagggggtgaggagggggcagTGGGCATGGAGGAGGCACACCGGGGAGCCCCGGTGTCCCCCAACCAGGAGGTGGCTGTGCCCCgtacaggcagggctggaggcagctcccCATGGGCACCCAACTTTGGTGAGCTGCCCCGCAGccaccacctccaccagcagcaccgGCTGCGGCCGGGGCGCACCCTCAGCTCTCCGCCCAGGGTACCCCCAGCGGGTGGAAGCTGTcggggggcaggagcagcctgcccaggcGGTAAAGCAGCCCCGAGTACCAGTGCACACCATCCCCCTGAGCCCCTGGCCACCCCACCAGGCTGTGGTAGAGCCGGAGCGGCCAGAAGGCCAGCTGTGCCAGATGTTGCTCCTGCACCAGGGCGAAGCACGAGGCAACCACGCCGTCCACCACCAGCGTCCCGTGGCGCGTTAGTGGGGCATAGGCTCCCACATCCCTCCGGTTCTGCACCCCCACCACCTCAGCGGGCTGCAAGCCGCCCCCCTCCGCCACCACCAGCACGAAATGTCCGGGGCGCACACGGCTGGCAAAGGTGGGGCGGTAGTGGGCAGCGGGCGCCGAGGCGTTCTCAGCCACGAAGAGCAGGTGGGTGGGTGTCAGGGCCAGGCGCCGGGGTGGCTCCAGCGTCTCGATGACATGGAAGGAGGTGAGGGCACGAGGCTCCTTGTCCAGGAAAGCCAAGAAGTCGCTGTAGGTGGGCCTGCCTGCCCCATCCATCGCCAGCACCCGCTGGCCCGGGCGCAGCGCCCACAGCGGTGTCCGGGCACCGTCCTCCAGCGTCGCCAACGCCCGCCCGGGGAAGCAGCCCCCCGTCTTTGCAGCAGCCGAGTGCTCtgcacagggaaagagaggacaGGAGGGTTACCCATCTGCCAgacccccagcatccctgtTCCACGATGCACAGAGACCCTCCCAGGCTGCCTGGCTTTGCCCACCCAGGGATAACCCTGCCCTGGCATCACCAACATGCACACCCCCAGCCACCAATCCAGCCTCCCTGGGTGGCTGCTCCCCCAGCCACCATGTCACTGGGGGTGGCACCTGGGGACTCGAGCCACACATGGCAGCACCTGCTCCTTGCTGTGGTGCCAGGGCACTGGGACTGTTCTGCAGAGCCACGTCCCAAAACCTGCCTGGCAGGGGGAGTGGGGCACAGCCACAGCCCCAGATGCACAAGGCAGTGCCAGGGGAGCACCCGAAGCTCAAaagaggggaggcagagccctGAGCCAGTGGCAGGCTGAGGAGCAGAGTGCCCGGTTGCACTCTGCATGCCCACagcatccccatcccctgcagtgctgggctCGGGTACTGCTGGGGAGGGTGCTACGAGGAACAGCACAGGGCACAGTGCCCTCCCCCAGCACCGCAGCACCCCTCCACCCCACgttgcagctctgctcccttctgctgcctgctcccccctGCACCGCTGATGCCAGCTAATCCCCCCTCTGAGCTGCAGGGAGGTGTCACAGCCTGTGTCCATCATCAGGCAAAAGCCACTAGCTTTCTGGGCAAGGAGGACTTTGCTAGCAATTGTCACAGGGTAAAGCACCCAAACTCTCTGGGGCTTGTTGTCCCCTGGGATGGTGGCACAGCTGTCCTACCCCTCCCCAAATGAAAAGATGCAGCAAGTCACCAAGTGTCACCAGGGGTCCATCCTGGCATTTAGCGGGGGAACCCTGGCTTCCCAAGGAACGGTGCTCTCACAGCAGTTCCGGTCCCCCAAGCCCCAGCAACCCCCATGTTAGTGTCTATATGATGCCCTCTCACCATCTGCCAGGGGTGTCTCATCTAGGGTCCTGCTCCTGGCCTTGCACGGTCCCAGCCTTGAGCTCCCAGCCGCCTGAggcccctctcccagctccttcatCTAGTCCCTGATTGTCCCCAACCAGGTGGCACtgccctccatccctccccagctttGGGCAGAGCCAAATCCCAGCCCCCAGGCCCATGAAGAGAGGCATCCATCTCTGGGACAGAATCCTTTTATTGCTCAGGTGAGGTGCAG
Protein-coding regions in this window:
- the IHH gene encoding indian hedgehog protein encodes the protein MKPARLLLLLSGCALLLAPAVRGCGPGRVVGSRRRPPRKLIPLAYKQFSPNVPEKTLGASGRYEGKIARNSERFKELTPNYNPDIIFKDEENTGADRLMTQRCKDRLNSLAISVMNQWPGVKLRVTEGWDEDGHHSEESLHYEGRAVDITTSDRDRNKYGMLARLAVEAGFDWVYYESKAHIHCSVKSEHSAAAKTGGCFPGRALATLEDGARTPLWALRPGQRVLAMDGAGRPTYSDFLAFLDKEPRALTSFHVIETLEPPRRLALTPTHLLFVAENASAPAAHYRPTFASRVRPGHFVLVVAEGGGLQPAEVVGVQNRRDVGAYAPLTRHGTLVVDGVVASCFALVQEQHLAQLAFWPLRLYHSLVGWPGAQGDGVHWYSGLLYRLGRLLLPPDSFHPLGVPWAES